A window from Betta splendens chromosome 1, fBetSpl5.4, whole genome shotgun sequence encodes these proteins:
- the LOC129604370 gene encoding uncharacterized protein LOC129604370, with amino-acid sequence MLDSGSMACTLSSNVIQRLLQQAVIKTPTLEPTDVVLIGCGGSKTIPSGTFDLEVEVCGCRALVPMLVVDGQSEDLIIGSNLLRYLVQWLKQERGSVDCTPRVSRSGSDSQTKLISLMAEVDRSLDGLPGKVGTVKLKRAVTLEPMTEHLVWGKLEHTGDVSPGCTVVMEPTGARTRPRSVIVGRTVAVMRSDAWLPLKVINPFDKAVTLKRNAKLADVYPCAAVETFNSPRMAAQQQSNLQQNAQWSSTRPMECYDVQSLATEASSLPDHPPLEEHSSHADSPHPGLHNIGLSDIDVDSCDVSCEGKEKLVRLVTEFESIFSRDRLDCGKATGHLHRIRVVDEKPFRLPCRRVPPTQYEKLRLALNEMEEKEIIRKSSSDFASPLVLVWKKSGDVRICNDFRWLNARTIKDAHPLPHPANALAALGGNAFFSTMDLTSGYYNVEVHEEDRKYTAFTSPFGLYEYNRMPQGLCNSPATFMRMMLTIFGDQNFLSLLCYLDDVLVFAPTEDLALKRLEMVFQRLKIHNLKLAPKKCHFLRRSVRFLGHIVSADGIATDPEKVAAITSLTEADLMEPGTNIPSPRKVRSFLGMVVFYQQFIEACSSIARPLFSLTTGTKSPRGKGRKRQQVHRKLTAADWTEECREAFHQLKKALLDHVLLAHPNFSEPFLLSVDASCNGLGAVLSQVPTGESTARPIAFASKSLSYAQSRYPAHRLEFFALKWAVCDKFHHWLRGHTFTVWTDNNPLTYILSKARIDACEQRWIAKLAPFQFDIKYIPGPKNVVADALSREPFVQPSTSHRLTRVPYAKLLAEAAAVCDQGVQEAFRWSANPPDMPLEDSQLISNQYAAVARPGTVSSQEVAAVLQVHDQQDPDVCQYALLLPQFPQTVKTSECAQAKVLSHDVLLEKQRCDTVLSRVISFVERGRRPSRRERDKETAEVIKLLKGWEKLTLRNGVLYRVTQNTVSKRKLYSYVVPLSLRITVLKGVHDEAGHQGQQRTLYLARQRFYWQGLSKDVAEYVRRCRRCVVSKSPEPEARAPLENIRTSEPLELVCIDFWTAEDASNRSLDVLVVTDHFTKMAHAFLCPNQSAKAVAHQLWHNYFCIYGFPQRLHSDQGANFESALIAELLSVAGVQKSHTTPYHPMGNGSCERMNRTLGNMIRALPPRVKRRWPETLKSLTFAYNCTAHETTGYAPFLLMFGRVPRLPVDVLFGSVIDNPEVTDYDRYVQSLRKELKEAMDIAQATASKQLKRHTDLYNKKVRGAPVEVGDRVLLANKGERGKRKLADRWSKTVYIVMDKNEESHTFRIQDATTDREKVVHRNLIMPVNFLPLQDPDSEEEVDTFSLSGSGELDTEEETVAEVSADSVAYRTREWVSTILSEASSIVDQSCNTEAATGSSPSEQDDRGQASIVSERSLRNTMQTDPTGDMIVMTSEGCSNGADRLVVADVSPVPSTCADSHGVVIDGVLERAVVTGRDRVTTRAGRFLKPVSRLIEIMQQKTGIAV; translated from the coding sequence ATGCTTGACAGTGGGTCTATGGCTTGCACATTGAGTTCTAATGTAATCCAAAGGCTGTTACAACAGGCTGTTATAAAGACCCCCACTCTGGAACCCACTGATGTTGTGTTGATTGGTTGTGGTGGATCAAAGACGATACCGTCAGGAACATTTGACTTGGAAGTTGAGGTCTGTGGTTGCAGAGCGCTTGTGCCAATGTTAGTGGTTGATGGACAGAGTGAAGACCTGATTATTGGCAGTAACCTCCTGAGATATTTGGTTCAATGGCTAAAACAGGAGAGAGGTTCAGTGGACTGCACCCCAAGAGTGTCACGTAGTGGTAGCGACAGCCAGACAAAGTTGATAAGTTTAATGGCCGAAGTAGATAGGTCTCTGGATGGCCTCCCTGGCAAAGTTGGGACAGTTAAGTTAAAGAGAGCTGTCACTCTGGAGCCTATGACTGAGCACTTAGTATGGGGTAAACTTGAGCATACAGGTGATGTGTCACCTGGCTGCACAGTTGTGATGGAGCCCACTGGTGCTAGGACAAGACCAAGGTCAGTTATAGTAGGAAGAACCGTGGCAGTGATGAGAAGCGATGCGTGGCTGCCCCTGAAAGTGATAAACCCCTTTGACAAAGCCGTTACCCTGAAGCGAAATGCTAAATTGGCTGATGTGTATCCTTGTGCagcagtggaaacatttaacaGTCCCAGAATGGCCGCTCAGCAGCAAAGTAACTTGCAGCAAAATGCACAATGGTCATCCACCAGGCCTATGGAGTGCTACGATGTGCAAAGCTTAGCTACAGAGGCGTCCAGCTTACCTGATCATCCTCCGCTGGAGGAACACAGTAGCCATGCTGACTCACCCCATCCAGGATTGCACAACATAGGTTTGTCCGACATAGATGTTGACTCCTGTGATGTGTCGTGTGAGGGCAAAGAGAAACTAGTAAGACTCGTAACAGAGTTTGAATCCATCTTCTCCAGAGACAGGCTGGATTGTGGGAAAGCCACAGGCCATCTCCACAGAATCCGTGTTGTTGATGAGAAGCCATTTCGGTTGCCATGCAGACGTGTACCTCCCACTCAGTATGAGAAACTAAGGCTAGCATTGAATGAGATGGAAGAGAAAGAAATCATAAGAAAATCAAGCAGTGACTTTGCTTCACCCTTGGTGTTAGTTTGGAAGAAGTCAGGTGATGTTAGGATCTGCAATGATTTCCGTTGGCTCAATGCTCGAACCATCAAAGATGCGCACCCACTTCCTCATCCAGCCAATGCTCTTGCTGCCTTGGGTGGTAATGCCTTTTTCTCCACCATGGACCTTACCTCGGGATACTATAATGTGGAGGTCCACGAGGAAGACAGAAAATACACAGCTTTCACATCACCATTTGGGTTATATGAATATAACCGCATGCCACAGGGGCTGTGTAATAGTCCTGCAACATTcatgaggatgatgttgactaTCTTTGGGGATCAAAACTTCCTTAGCCTGCTGTGTTACCTGGATGATGTCTTGGTGTTTGCTCCCACGGAAGACCTGGCACTGAAGCGTCTGGAGATGGTATTTCAACGGCTCAAGATTCACAATCTCAAGCTCGCACCTAAGAAATGCCATTTTCTGAGGAGGTCAGTGAGGTTTCTGGGACACATTGTGAGTGCTGATGGCATAGCCACTGACCCAGAAAAGGTAGCAGCCATCACCTCACTGACTGAGGCAGATCTCATGGAGCCGGGAACTAACATCCCTTCACCAAGGAAGGTCAGATCCTTCCTTGGAATGGTGGTATTCTACCAGCAGTTCATTGAAGCCTGTTCATCAATAGCCAGACCACTGTTCAGCCTCACAACTGGGACCAAAAGCCCTCGTGGAAAGGGAAGAAAGCGCCAGCAGGTTCACAggaaactcactgctgctgattggacAGAGGAGTGTAGGGAGGCATTTCACCAGCTGAAAAAGGCCCTGTTAGACCATGTTCTTTTAGCCCACCCGAACTTCAGTGAACCATTTTTGCTCTCAGTGGATGCATCTTGTAATGGCCTTGGAGCTGTACTGTCACAAGTCCCAACTGGCGAGTCAACAGCCAGGCCCATTGCTTTTGCAAGTAAGTCACTCAGCTATGCACAGTCTAGGTATCCTGCTCATAGGTTAGAGTTTTTCGCTTTGAAGTGGGCGGTGTGTGACAAATTCCACCACTGGCTGAGGGGACACACGTTCACCGTATGGACTGATAACAACCCTCTGACGTACATACTGTCCAAAGCAAGGATAGATGCCTGTGAGCAGAGATGGATCGCTAAATTAGCTCCATTCCAGTTTGACATCAAATACATACCTGGTCCTAAAAATGTGGTTGCGGATGCTCTGAGCAGGGAACCCTTTGTGCAGCCAAGTACATCTCATCGGCTAACAAGGGTGCCCTATGCAAAACTACTGGCCGAAGCTGCCGCAGTGTGCGATCAAGGTGTACAGGAAGCGTTCCGCTGGTCAGCTAATCCACCTGATATGCCCCTTGAGGACAGCCAGCTTATCTCCAATCAGTATGCAGCTGTGGCTCGACCGGGAACCGTGTCATCACAAGAGGTGGCAGCGGTTCTCCAAGTCCATGATCAGCAGGATCCCGACGTGTGTCAATATGCACTTTTACTGCCACAGTTCCCACAGACTGTTAAGACATCGGAGTGTGCTCAAGCGAAAGTGCTATCACATGATGTGCTCTTGGAGAAGCAGAGGTGTGACACTGTTCTGAGCAGAGTGATCTCCTTTGTAGAAAGAGGACGGAGACCATCAAGGAGAGAGCGTGACAAAGAAACAGCTGAagtcatcaagctgctgaaaggtTGGGAGAAACTGACACTTAGGAATGGAGTGTTGTATCGTGTGACACAGAACACTGTTTCAAAGAGGAAGCTGTATTCATATGTTGTCCCACTGTCACTGCGTATCACAGTGCTGAAGGGTGTTCATGATGAAGccggccaccaggggcagcaaCGGACACTGTACCTAGCAAGACAGAGGTTTTATTGGCAGGGTTTGAGCAAAGATGTAGCAGAGTATGTCAGGCGTTGCAGGAGGTGTGTAGTGAGTAAGtcaccagaacctgaagccagGGCACCCCTGGAGAACATCAGGACATCAGAGCCTCTTGAGTTAGTATGCATCGACTTCTGGACAGCTGAAGATGCTTCTAACAGGTCACTGGATGTGCTTGTCGTCACTGACCACTTCACAAAGATGGCACACGCCTTCTTATGCCCTAACCAATCTGCAAAAGCAGTGGCGCATCAGTTGTGGCACAACTATTTCTGCATCTATGGTTTTCCCCAGCGACTGCATTCTGACCAGGGAGCCAATTTTGAGAGTGCTCTAATAGCTGAACTGTTGAGTGTGGCAGGTGTCCAAAAGTCTCACACCACACCTTATCACCCAATGGGTAACGGATCATGTGAAAGAATGAACAGGACACTGGGAAATATGATTCGTGCTCTGCCCCCTAGAGTGAAACGTAGGTGGCCAGAAACTCTGAAATCTCTGACATTTGCATACAACTGTACTGCCCATGAAACGACAGGTTATGCACCGTTTTTGCTCATGTTTGGCAGAGTCCCAAGACTCCCAGTTGATGTACTCTTTGGCTCTGTCATTGACAACCCTGAGGTCACAGACTATGACAGATATGTCCAGTCATTGAGAAAAGAGTTGAAGGAGGCTATGGACATAGCGCAAGCCACGGCGTCTAAGCAGTTAAAGCGGCACACAGATCTCTATAACAAGAAGGTGCGTGGAGCCCCAGTGGAAGTGGGAGATCGTGTGTTGTTGGCCAATAAAGGGGAGCGTGGAAAGAGGAAGCTTGCTGACCGGTGGTCAAAGACTGTctatattgtgatggacaaaaATGAAGAGAGCCATACTTTCAGGATTCAGGATGCTACCACGGATCGGGAAAAGGTTGTGCATCGTAACCTAATAATGCCAGtgaacttccttcctctccaggaTCCTGACTCTGAAGAAGAGGTGGACACTTTCTCTTTATCAGGTTCTGGAGAACTTGATACGGAGGAGGAGACAGTTGCTGAAGTGTCTGCCGACTCAGTAGCCTATCGCACTAGAGAATGGGTGTCTACCATACTATCTGAGGCCTCTAGCATAGTTGATCAAAGCTGTAACACAGAGGCTGCCACCGGCTCTTCACCTAGCGAACAGGATGATCGTGGGCAGGCTTCTATTGTCAGTGAGCGATCACTCCGGAACACTATGCAGACTGACCCTACTGGTGACATGATCGTGATGACAAGTGAGGGATGTTCTAATGGTGCAGACAGGTTAGTTGTTGCTGATGTTTCACCTGTTCCAAGCACTTGCGCCGACAGTCATGGTGTAGTAATCGATGGTGTTCTAGAGAgggctgttgtgacaggaagagaccGAGTTACGACCAGAGCGGGTAGATTTTTGAAACCTGTTTCTAGACTCATTGAGATAATGCAACAGAAGACAGGTATTGCAGTGTAA